The Saccharopolyspora gloriosae genome has a segment encoding these proteins:
- a CDS encoding alpha/beta hydrolase: MQKSAIATAATGLLAAGLLFAPAGSAAPNTPAPFEPAPISWGPCEDESLQKAGAECGMLEVPLDYANPGGEKISLAVSQVKHTVPEEQYQGAMLLNPGGPGGSGLYLATLGSSVPGNAGAAYDWVGFDPRGVGSSKPALSCDPNYFGHDRPDYLPTTPEKEQEWLTRASGYAESCDKTGGALLDHMKTTDSVEDMESIRKALGQEKLNYYGFSYGTYLGQVYGTLHPERLRRVVMDGVVNVEDVWYDANLNQDVAFDRNIKIFFDWVARYDSVYHLGTTGAQVERLFYEQRAKLDAQPAGGEIGSSEWTDLFLSAGYGQTGWDKRAKAFAGWVHRGEWQPLVDIYDASNTPGDDNGFAAYNAVQCSDVQWPQQWGRWRADNWVTHAKAPFETWANAWYNASCLNWPAKAGEPVNVDGGNVEGALLISEELDAATPFPGALEARKRFPHASLISLPGGTTHSGSLSGNACVDDRIADYLTTGELPARKPGEGSDVTCEPLPQPTPEGAATIGPERPEQPKVLRDALRHWR; the protein is encoded by the coding sequence GTGCAGAAATCAGCGATCGCGACAGCGGCGACCGGCTTGCTGGCCGCAGGCCTGCTGTTCGCACCGGCGGGTTCCGCCGCCCCGAACACCCCGGCTCCCTTCGAACCCGCCCCGATTTCCTGGGGTCCTTGCGAGGACGAGTCCTTGCAGAAGGCGGGCGCGGAGTGCGGAATGCTCGAAGTTCCGCTGGACTACGCGAATCCGGGCGGGGAGAAGATCTCACTCGCCGTATCGCAGGTGAAGCACACCGTGCCCGAGGAGCAATACCAGGGCGCGATGCTGCTGAACCCGGGTGGTCCTGGCGGTTCCGGCTTGTATTTGGCGACGTTGGGTTCGTCGGTTCCGGGCAATGCGGGCGCCGCCTACGATTGGGTCGGTTTTGATCCGCGCGGTGTCGGTTCCAGCAAGCCCGCGCTGTCCTGCGACCCGAACTACTTCGGTCACGACCGGCCCGACTACCTGCCGACGACACCGGAGAAGGAACAGGAGTGGCTCACCCGCGCCTCGGGTTACGCCGAGTCGTGCGACAAGACCGGCGGGGCGCTGCTGGACCACATGAAGACGACGGATTCCGTCGAGGACATGGAGAGCATCCGCAAAGCGCTCGGCCAGGAGAAGCTGAACTACTACGGCTTCTCCTACGGCACCTATCTCGGCCAGGTGTACGGGACGCTGCACCCGGAGCGGCTGCGCCGGGTCGTGATGGACGGCGTGGTCAACGTCGAGGACGTCTGGTACGACGCGAACCTGAACCAGGACGTCGCGTTCGACCGCAACATCAAGATCTTCTTCGATTGGGTCGCCCGCTACGACTCGGTGTACCACCTCGGCACCACCGGTGCGCAGGTCGAGCGGCTCTTCTACGAGCAGCGCGCGAAGCTCGACGCGCAGCCCGCGGGCGGCGAGATCGGCTCGTCGGAGTGGACCGATCTGTTCCTGTCCGCGGGCTACGGGCAGACCGGTTGGGACAAGCGCGCCAAGGCCTTCGCGGGCTGGGTGCACCGCGGTGAGTGGCAGCCGCTGGTGGACATCTACGACGCGTCGAACACGCCCGGCGACGACAACGGTTTCGCCGCGTACAACGCCGTCCAGTGCTCCGATGTGCAGTGGCCGCAGCAGTGGGGCCGCTGGCGCGCGGACAACTGGGTGACGCACGCGAAAGCACCGTTCGAGACGTGGGCGAACGCCTGGTACAACGCGTCCTGCCTGAACTGGCCGGCGAAGGCGGGTGAGCCGGTGAACGTCGACGGCGGCAACGTCGAGGGCGCCTTGCTGATCAGCGAGGAACTGGACGCCGCAACGCCGTTCCCCGGCGCGCTCGAAGCCCGCAAACGGTTCCCGCACGCGAGCCTGATCAGCCTCCCCGGCGGCACCACGCACTCCGGTTCGCTGTCCGGCAATGCCTGCGTCGACGACCGCATCGCCGACTACCTGACCACCGGCGAACTCCCCGCCCGCAAGCCCGGCGAGGGCTCGGACGTCACCTGCGAACCCCTCCCCCAGCCGACACCGGAGGGCGCCGCGACCATCGGACCGGAGCGGCCTGAGCAGCCGAAGGTGCTCCGGGACGCCCTGCGCCACTGGCGCTGA
- a CDS encoding 1-acyl-sn-glycerol-3-phosphate acyltransferase, whose amino-acid sequence MRVDRALILLTGRLEVTGDVPDELRGRPLLLASNHIGNIDALVVMAACGRRRLALRFLATGGLFDAPVIGAMLRHCRHVRADRGKANATEALDDVVGALEEDHRPVLVYPEGRIGLEPGLWPERGKTGVARMALASRAPVIPISQWGAHEAMCYGMLRVGNLGDVRVLLSSWFAAIRRRPVLKVHFGAPVDLSDLSADRTGDAVRARDRIMRAITAGLVPLRADEPNVPRHEDPTRNVTDKRSPWRP is encoded by the coding sequence CTGCGGGTGGATCGCGCGTTGATCCTGCTCACGGGCCGTCTGGAGGTGACCGGTGATGTGCCGGACGAGTTGCGTGGCAGGCCGCTGCTGCTGGCGTCGAACCACATCGGCAACATCGACGCGCTGGTAGTGATGGCGGCGTGCGGGCGGCGTCGGCTGGCGCTGCGGTTCCTCGCCACGGGCGGCTTGTTCGACGCCCCGGTGATCGGTGCGATGCTGCGCCACTGCCGTCACGTGCGTGCCGATCGCGGCAAGGCGAACGCGACGGAGGCCCTCGACGACGTGGTCGGCGCGCTCGAGGAGGATCACCGGCCGGTGCTGGTGTACCCGGAGGGCCGGATCGGCTTGGAGCCCGGTTTGTGGCCGGAACGCGGCAAAACCGGGGTGGCGCGGATGGCGCTGGCGTCCCGTGCACCGGTGATCCCGATCAGCCAGTGGGGTGCGCACGAGGCCATGTGCTACGGAATGCTCCGCGTGGGAAACCTGGGCGACGTTCGGGTTCTGCTGTCGTCCTGGTTCGCCGCGATCCGGCGGCGCCCGGTGCTGAAGGTGCATTTCGGCGCCCCCGTGGATCTGAGCGACCTGTCGGCGGACCGCACGGGCGACGCCGTGCGGGCGAGGGACCGGATCATGCGCGCGATCACGGCGGGCCTCGTCCCGCTGCGCGCGGACGAGCCGAACGTTCCCCGCCACGAGGACCCGACCCGCAACGTCACGGACAAGCGCAGCCCTTGGCGGCCGTGA
- a CDS encoding DNA translocase FtsK, with translation MAGRTTSGAQRKNQSQQGSRSRAQSSTRSSGGTTKSNGSAAKNRKTTSNGGSPRGSTHAPRRTPAKKSTPQRAQPRVGGVLRRAKDIDPAHGRTGLAIIALAAAVITAAGIWWHAGGPVGQWLDWGLRFVIGSAVLVLPIVVAGVAVFFASTDNNPEARPRVVLGSVLLGWSALGVLHIATGAPGGWQEWPQAGGVLGFLAGGPLAQGLTGWVAVPVLILVALFGLMLLTDTTLATVRNRLIGKPVEDGEPETEEVVPETVKLRRPSRRRQGSAAGSSDDEAAAANSGGKSKNDQLSIDDVPEEAPTKPRGKAKSAAAEVPAADASEEQEPADSGKLTISRAVEGDYKLPPLDALTGGDAPKTRSKVNDSMIEAITGVLEQFKIDAEVTGFVRGPTVTRYEVELGPGVKVEKITALTKNIAYAAATDNVRLLAPIPGKSAVGIEVPNSDREMVRLGDVLRSTTASGDQHPLVMGLGKDIEGHMVTANLAKMPHLLCAGSTGSGKSSFVNSMLVSLLARATPQEVRMILIDPKMVELTPYEGIPHLITPIITQPKKAAAALGWLVDEMEQRYQDMQANRVRHIDDFNTKVRSGEITAPPGSEREYRPYPYILAIVDELADLMMTAPRDVEDAIVRITQKARAAGIHLVLATQRPSVDVVTGLIKTNVPSRLAFATSSLTDSRVILDQPGAEKLIGMGDALYLPMGAGRPQRVQGSFVSDEEIHRVVSYTKEQAEPDYTDGVTAAKAGEKKEVDSDIGDDLDVLLQATELVVTSQFGSTSMLQRKLRVGFAKAGRLMDLLESRNVVGPSEGSKARDVLVKPDELENALYSIRGGPPPDSEE, from the coding sequence ATGGCGGGCCGGACCACGAGCGGCGCCCAGCGCAAGAACCAGTCCCAACAAGGTTCGAGGAGCCGGGCACAGAGCTCAACACGCAGCTCAGGCGGCACGACGAAGAGCAACGGTAGTGCCGCGAAGAACCGCAAGACCACCTCCAACGGAGGATCCCCACGCGGCTCCACCCACGCACCTCGTCGGACCCCGGCGAAGAAGTCGACTCCGCAGCGCGCCCAGCCCAGAGTGGGCGGGGTGCTGCGCCGCGCCAAGGACATCGACCCCGCGCACGGCCGCACCGGGCTCGCGATCATCGCGCTCGCCGCGGCCGTGATCACCGCGGCCGGCATCTGGTGGCACGCGGGCGGCCCCGTCGGGCAGTGGCTCGACTGGGGGCTGCGCTTCGTCATCGGCTCCGCCGTGCTGGTGCTGCCGATCGTCGTCGCCGGAGTCGCGGTGTTCTTCGCCAGTACCGACAACAATCCCGAAGCCCGGCCACGCGTGGTGCTCGGCTCCGTGCTGCTCGGCTGGAGCGCGCTCGGAGTCCTGCACATCGCCACCGGAGCGCCGGGCGGCTGGCAGGAGTGGCCGCAGGCGGGCGGTGTGCTCGGGTTCCTCGCCGGAGGGCCGCTGGCGCAAGGGCTCACCGGCTGGGTGGCGGTGCCCGTGCTGATCCTCGTCGCGCTGTTCGGCCTGATGCTGCTCACCGACACCACGCTCGCGACCGTGCGCAACCGCCTCATCGGCAAACCCGTCGAGGACGGCGAACCCGAGACCGAAGAAGTCGTGCCCGAGACGGTGAAGCTGCGCCGCCCGTCGCGGCGCCGCCAAGGCTCCGCCGCCGGCTCCTCCGATGACGAGGCAGCGGCCGCGAACAGCGGTGGCAAGAGCAAGAACGACCAGCTCTCCATCGACGACGTGCCCGAAGAAGCCCCCACCAAACCCCGTGGGAAGGCGAAGTCCGCGGCCGCCGAAGTCCCCGCCGCCGACGCGTCCGAGGAACAGGAACCCGCCGACAGCGGCAAGCTCACCATCAGCCGCGCCGTCGAAGGCGACTACAAGCTGCCGCCGCTGGACGCGCTCACCGGTGGGGACGCGCCGAAGACGCGCAGCAAGGTCAACGACTCCATGATCGAGGCGATCACCGGCGTCCTGGAGCAGTTCAAGATCGACGCGGAAGTCACCGGCTTCGTCCGCGGCCCCACCGTCACCCGCTACGAAGTCGAACTCGGACCCGGCGTGAAGGTCGAGAAGATCACCGCGCTGACCAAGAACATCGCCTACGCCGCCGCCACCGACAACGTGCGGCTGCTCGCGCCCATCCCCGGCAAATCCGCCGTGGGCATCGAAGTGCCCAACAGCGACCGCGAAATGGTGCGGCTCGGCGACGTGCTGCGCTCCACCACCGCATCCGGCGACCAGCACCCGCTGGTGATGGGGCTCGGCAAAGACATCGAAGGCCACATGGTCACCGCGAACCTGGCCAAGATGCCGCACCTGCTGTGCGCGGGGTCGACCGGTTCCGGTAAGTCCAGCTTCGTGAACTCGATGCTGGTGTCGCTGCTGGCGCGGGCCACGCCGCAAGAAGTCCGGATGATCCTGATCGACCCGAAGATGGTCGAACTCACCCCGTACGAGGGCATCCCGCACCTGATCACGCCCATCATCACCCAGCCGAAGAAAGCCGCCGCCGCACTCGGCTGGCTGGTGGACGAGATGGAACAGCGCTACCAGGACATGCAGGCCAACCGGGTGCGCCACATCGACGACTTCAACACCAAGGTCCGCTCCGGGGAGATCACCGCGCCACCCGGCAGCGAACGCGAATACCGGCCGTACCCGTACATCCTCGCCATCGTCGACGAACTCGCGGACCTGATGATGACCGCGCCGCGCGACGTGGAGGACGCGATCGTGCGGATCACGCAGAAGGCCCGTGCCGCCGGGATCCACCTGGTGCTCGCCACCCAGCGGCCCTCCGTGGACGTCGTCACCGGTCTGATCAAGACGAACGTGCCGTCGCGGCTGGCGTTCGCCACGTCCTCGCTCACCGACTCCCGCGTCATCCTGGACCAGCCGGGGGCGGAGAAGCTGATCGGCATGGGCGACGCGCTGTACCTGCCGATGGGCGCCGGGCGGCCGCAGCGAGTGCAAGGCTCCTTCGTCAGCGACGAAGAGATCCACCGCGTCGTGTCCTACACGAAGGAACAGGCCGAGCCGGACTACACCGATGGCGTCACCGCGGCCAAGGCGGGCGAGAAGAAAGAAGTCGACTCCGACATCGGCGACGACCTCGACGTGCTGCTGCAGGCCACCGAACTGGTCGTCACCAGCCAGTTCGGCTCCACGTCGATGCTGCAGCGGAAGCTGCGCGTCGGGTTCGCCAAAGCCGGTCGGCTCATGGACCTGCTCGAATCGCGCAACGTCGTCGGCCCCTCCGAAGGGTCCAAAGCGCGTGATGTGCTGGTGAAACCGGATGAGCTGGAAAACGCTCTGTATTCGATTCGTGGCGGTCCGCCACCGGATTCCGAAGAGTGA
- a CDS encoding sialidase family protein, which produces MNGKKARAGAATALSVLLLTGWYQATAWAEPPAGDMTPADISKGEMFRQGGSSYPRLVRLENSGAANGRVMASMTTYVDNAGRAVIYESTDDGKSFAPVGEIRDPAGENAKGMCCSTLYELPRQVGDMPAGTLLWAGTAGVGDDEETRTSSVRLWRSDDQGRTWKYMSDVVSKPPGPGIWEPEFTVSEQGDLVAFYSDDQDPNHDQKMVQVRSEDGITWTDERDAIKQDEFRVRPGMAGVRQLPDGTYVMTYEMCNYDPVHTCTVWMRTSDDGWDWGDPRDPGTEIISDTGGQPLGTPTIAWAPGDDPNGKLILAYQMLAGDNGGWAPGNGKTLMVNDDPSDLSTGWREIDAPVHIDNNQGSTCRGFSPSVVPTEDGDSLIHIVTDFEKYIGGPCEAFFGTGPIDGSGDAATTDTGRTPLDLRPGR; this is translated from the coding sequence ATGAACGGCAAGAAAGCACGAGCCGGTGCCGCCACCGCGCTGTCGGTGCTGCTGCTCACCGGCTGGTACCAGGCCACGGCCTGGGCCGAGCCGCCCGCCGGCGACATGACACCGGCGGACATCTCGAAGGGCGAGATGTTCCGGCAAGGCGGCAGCAGCTACCCGCGCCTGGTCCGGCTGGAGAACAGCGGCGCCGCCAACGGGCGCGTCATGGCCAGCATGACCACCTACGTGGACAACGCCGGACGTGCGGTGATCTACGAGAGCACCGACGACGGGAAGTCCTTCGCCCCGGTCGGCGAGATCCGTGACCCGGCGGGTGAGAACGCCAAGGGCATGTGCTGCTCCACGCTCTACGAACTGCCCCGGCAAGTCGGCGACATGCCCGCGGGCACCCTGCTGTGGGCGGGCACCGCCGGAGTCGGCGACGACGAGGAGACCCGGACCAGCAGCGTCCGGTTGTGGCGCAGCGACGACCAAGGGCGGACCTGGAAATACATGTCCGACGTGGTCTCCAAACCGCCGGGACCCGGAATCTGGGAACCGGAATTCACCGTCTCCGAACAAGGTGATCTGGTCGCGTTCTACTCCGATGACCAGGACCCGAACCACGATCAGAAAATGGTTCAAGTCCGGTCCGAGGACGGCATCACCTGGACCGACGAGCGCGATGCGATCAAGCAGGACGAATTCCGGGTGCGCCCCGGGATGGCGGGCGTCCGTCAATTGCCGGACGGCACCTATGTGATGACCTACGAAATGTGCAACTACGATCCGGTGCACACCTGCACCGTGTGGATGCGCACATCCGACGACGGATGGGACTGGGGCGACCCCCGCGACCCCGGCACCGAGATCATCTCGGACACCGGTGGGCAACCGCTCGGTACGCCGACGATCGCCTGGGCGCCCGGCGACGACCCCAACGGCAAACTCATCCTCGCCTACCAGATGCTCGCCGGTGACAACGGCGGCTGGGCACCCGGCAACGGCAAGACCCTGATGGTCAACGACGACCCGTCGGACCTGTCCACCGGCTGGCGAGAGATCGACGCGCCCGTGCACATCGACAACAACCAGGGCAGCACCTGCCGTGGCTTCAGCCCCTCGGTGGTGCCGACGGAGGACGGCGACTCATTGATCCACATCGTCACCGACTTCGAGAAGTACATCGGCGGCCCCTGCGAGGCGTTCTTCGGAACCGGCCCCATCGACGGCTCCGGTGACGCGGCCACGACCGACACCGGACGCACCCCGCTCGACCTTCGCCCCGGGCGCTGA
- a CDS encoding alpha-hydroxy acid oxidase: MVRRQIPRWSELRPLLRVEPPKLNPTERRLSQAHTIADLRTIARRRTPRAVFDYTDGAAESETSLRRARRTFAGIEFHPSVLRDVSSVDTSRAILGEPSALPVSLAPTGFTRMMNHEGEPAVARVAERAGIPYGLSTMGTTSVEDLAAAAPGARKWFQLYVWRDRSASRELVRRAQEAGYEALMLTVDTAVAGARMRDVRNGLTIPPSLTLKTIADGALHPAWWINLLTTEPLQFASFNRWEGTVAELMNEMFDPSLSFADVEWLRDIWDGPLIIKGLQNAADASKVVELGADAVILSNHGGRQLDRAPTMLELLPRVRDAIGDRGEIMLDTGILSGADIVAAVARGADSCLVGRAYLYGLMAGGERGAQRAVDILRTEVERTMRLLGVKSLNELDDSYATLSP, from the coding sequence ATGGTGCGGCGGCAGATTCCACGCTGGTCCGAGTTGCGTCCGCTGCTGCGGGTGGAGCCGCCGAAGCTGAATCCGACCGAGCGGCGCTTGTCGCAGGCGCACACCATCGCGGACCTGCGGACCATCGCGCGGCGCCGCACTCCGCGCGCGGTGTTCGACTACACCGACGGCGCGGCGGAGAGCGAGACGAGTCTGCGGCGTGCTCGGCGCACGTTCGCGGGCATCGAGTTCCACCCCTCGGTGTTGCGCGATGTGTCCAGTGTGGACACCAGTAGGGCGATCCTCGGCGAACCGTCGGCGTTGCCGGTCTCGTTGGCCCCCACTGGTTTCACGCGGATGATGAACCACGAGGGTGAGCCCGCGGTGGCGCGGGTCGCCGAGCGCGCGGGCATCCCCTACGGCCTCTCCACGATGGGCACCACGTCCGTCGAAGACCTCGCCGCGGCCGCGCCCGGAGCGCGCAAGTGGTTCCAGCTCTACGTGTGGCGCGACCGGTCCGCCAGCCGCGAACTGGTTCGCCGGGCGCAGGAAGCCGGGTACGAGGCGCTGATGCTCACCGTGGACACGGCGGTGGCGGGCGCCCGGATGCGGGACGTGCGCAACGGTTTGACGATTCCGCCGTCGCTGACGTTGAAGACGATCGCCGACGGCGCGCTGCACCCGGCGTGGTGGATCAACCTGCTCACCACGGAGCCGTTGCAGTTCGCCTCGTTCAACCGCTGGGAAGGCACCGTCGCCGAGCTGATGAACGAGATGTTCGACCCGTCGCTGAGCTTCGCCGATGTGGAGTGGCTGCGGGATATCTGGGACGGCCCGCTGATCATCAAGGGGCTGCAGAACGCGGCGGACGCGAGCAAGGTCGTGGAGCTCGGCGCGGACGCGGTGATCCTCTCCAACCACGGCGGACGCCAGCTGGACCGGGCACCGACGATGCTCGAACTGCTGCCGCGAGTGCGCGATGCGATCGGGGATCGCGGCGAGATCATGCTGGACACCGGAATCCTCAGCGGCGCCGACATCGTGGCGGCGGTGGCCCGGGGCGCCGACTCCTGCCTGGTGGGCCGCGCCTACCTGTACGGCCTGATGGCGGGCGGCGAACGCGGCGCACAACGTGCCGTCGACATCCTGCGCACCGAGGTCGAGCGCACGATGCGCCTGCTCGGAGTGAAGTCCTTGAACGAATTGGACGACTCGTACGCCACCCTGAGCCCCTGA
- a CDS encoding phospholipase: MFRSATSRRGLVASVAAGAAMLLSVGTAHADLSDGELQQVTDEYLFETSLSDFVELRSEQPHADQLDWSSDSCSWSPDEPLGYDFSTSCDRHDFGYRNYKAQDRFSEDDRLRIDDNFKADMYSGCADDSTCEAAANIYYEAVRQFGNMSVSTADAVERADIKPVRAESGQVVGFEAKTNTGSTMRFDS; the protein is encoded by the coding sequence GTGTTCCGTTCCGCCACTTCCCGACGTGGGCTCGTCGCGTCCGTCGCCGCCGGCGCCGCGATGCTGCTGTCGGTCGGTACCGCCCACGCCGACCTCTCCGATGGCGAGTTGCAGCAGGTCACCGATGAGTACCTGTTCGAGACCTCGCTGAGCGACTTCGTCGAGCTGCGGTCCGAGCAGCCGCACGCCGATCAGCTGGACTGGTCGTCGGACAGCTGTTCCTGGTCGCCGGACGAGCCGCTGGGCTACGACTTCTCCACCAGCTGCGACCGGCACGACTTCGGCTACCGCAACTACAAGGCACAGGACCGGTTCAGCGAGGACGACCGGTTGCGCATCGACGACAACTTCAAGGCCGACATGTACTCGGGTTGCGCCGACGACTCGACGTGCGAGGCCGCCGCGAACATCTACTACGAGGCCGTGCGCCAGTTCGGCAACATGAGCGTCTCCACGGCGGACGCGGTCGAGCGTGCCGACATCAAACCGGTCCGCGCCGAGTCCGGCCAGGTCGTGGGCTTCGAGGCGAAGACGAACACCGGGAGCACGATGCGTTTCGACTCCTGA
- a CDS encoding alpha/beta fold hydrolase, which translates to MRLNTTTFGDGPRAVGLVHGLGQSGALWHDFAEPLVADGEHTVIAVDLRGHGDSPRGDSYLIDEFAADLVDTLPAGLDVLACHSLGGSIVPRAVGALAPKHALYLDPGFQLALPTAGWRARLFWAAPTVSLVISALARRDRQRQAAAAHTPRTRELTAQAKGKFDKKMIGEVYRDIAHHPFIPAAPEVPSTVVLSAEGDAVVPPGLAAELERLGWNLRRLNEIGHELWLEDAPKTNAAVADLF; encoded by the coding sequence ATGCGGCTCAACACCACGACATTCGGCGACGGTCCACGCGCGGTCGGCCTGGTGCACGGCCTCGGGCAGTCCGGAGCGCTCTGGCACGACTTCGCCGAACCACTCGTCGCCGATGGGGAGCACACCGTGATCGCGGTGGACCTGCGCGGCCACGGGGACAGTCCGCGCGGCGACTCCTACTTGATCGACGAGTTCGCCGCGGACCTGGTCGACACCTTGCCCGCCGGACTGGACGTGCTCGCCTGCCACTCGCTGGGCGGCTCGATCGTGCCCCGCGCCGTCGGAGCGCTGGCGCCGAAGCACGCGCTGTACCTGGACCCGGGATTCCAGCTGGCACTGCCGACGGCCGGATGGCGTGCTCGGTTGTTCTGGGCGGCACCGACGGTGAGCCTCGTGATCAGTGCACTCGCCCGCCGGGACCGGCAGCGGCAGGCCGCCGCCGCGCACACCCCGCGCACCCGCGAACTCACCGCGCAGGCCAAGGGGAAGTTCGACAAGAAGATGATCGGCGAGGTCTACCGGGACATCGCCCACCACCCGTTCATCCCGGCGGCACCGGAAGTGCCCAGCACCGTGGTGCTCTCCGCCGAAGGCGACGCGGTCGTGCCCCCGGGTCTGGCCGCCGAACTCGAACGACTCGGCTGGAACCTGCGCCGTCTCAACGAGATCGGCCACGAACTCTGGCTGGAAGACGCCCCGAAGACCAACGCCGCCGTCGCGGACCTGTTCTGA
- a CDS encoding amino-acid N-acetyltransferase yields MHDYAPEAISIRRARVGDVRGIKALVDSYAGKVLLAKELVTLYEHIQEFWVAELTAPDGPPRLVGCGALHVLWEDLAEIRTVAVDPLARGHGVGHRVVGRLVELAVELGLTRVFVLTFETAFFRRHGFAPIDGAPVSPDVYDEMRRSADEGVAEFLDLPYVKPNTLGNTRMLLDLP; encoded by the coding sequence ATGCATGATTATGCGCCCGAGGCGATATCGATCCGGCGGGCGCGGGTGGGAGACGTCCGCGGGATCAAAGCCCTGGTCGACTCGTACGCGGGCAAGGTGTTGCTGGCCAAGGAGCTCGTGACGCTCTACGAGCACATCCAGGAGTTCTGGGTCGCCGAGCTCACCGCCCCGGACGGCCCACCGCGCCTGGTCGGCTGCGGCGCGCTGCACGTGCTGTGGGAGGACCTCGCCGAGATCCGCACGGTCGCGGTGGATCCGCTGGCCCGCGGCCACGGCGTCGGCCACCGCGTGGTCGGCCGCCTCGTGGAGCTCGCCGTCGAACTCGGCCTCACCCGCGTCTTCGTGCTCACCTTCGAGACCGCGTTCTTCCGCCGTCACGGCTTCGCCCCGATCGACGGCGCCCCCGTCTCCCCCGACGTCTACGACGAGATGCGCCGCTCCGCAGATGAGGGCGTCGCCGAATTCCTCGACCTCCCCTACGTCAAACCCAACACCCTCGGCAACACACGAATGCTCCTGGATCTCCCCTAA
- a CDS encoding Uma2 family endonuclease, whose product MTATMPERSTHDRHPEPSESSDKSPTARETAERLWRNSELDGFRIEAISGRVVVTPPPDGGHAVALTDLMDLLRDAGVKEHSFKVLQNIGVALPDGPGDYALPDLSVVDEDFREHRKPGGQYPAEVFHLVVEITSSNWEDDLRIKPEAYARAGIPVYLIGDRRHGEAKVLWRPENGEYRSVATYASGETLKLPGDVAAEIPVDVLLQR is encoded by the coding sequence ATGACCGCCACGATGCCTGAACGCAGCACGCACGACCGCCATCCGGAGCCCTCGGAGTCCTCGGACAAGAGCCCGACCGCGCGCGAGACCGCTGAGCGGTTGTGGCGGAATTCCGAGTTGGACGGCTTCCGGATCGAAGCGATCAGCGGAAGGGTCGTCGTGACTCCACCTCCCGACGGCGGCCACGCCGTCGCCTTGACCGATCTGATGGACCTGCTCCGCGATGCTGGAGTCAAGGAGCATTCGTTCAAGGTGCTCCAGAACATCGGCGTCGCGCTGCCGGACGGGCCGGGTGACTACGCGCTGCCGGACCTCTCCGTGGTCGACGAGGACTTCCGCGAGCACCGCAAGCCGGGCGGCCAGTACCCGGCGGAGGTGTTCCACCTGGTCGTCGAGATCACCTCGTCGAACTGGGAAGACGATCTCCGGATCAAACCGGAGGCCTACGCGCGGGCCGGGATTCCCGTCTACCTGATCGGCGATCGCCGCCACGGCGAGGCGAAGGTGCTGTGGCGCCCCGAGAACGGCGAGTACCGCAGCGTCGCCACCTACGCCTCCGGTGAGACGCTGAAACTGCCCGGAGACGTGGCCGCGGAGATCCCCGTCGACGTCCTGTTGCAGCGCTGA